A genome region from Nicotiana tabacum cultivar K326 chromosome 13, ASM71507v2, whole genome shotgun sequence includes the following:
- the LOC107830929 gene encoding uncharacterized protein LOC107830929 encodes MASKIQQLQSKACQASQFLTKHGTTYYKQLLEQNKQYIVEPPTIEKCNELSKQLFHTRLASIPGRYESFQKELDSVKHMWQNRKDLKVEDAGIAVLFGLECFAWYCAGEIVGRGFTFTGYCV; translated from the exons ATGGCATCCAAGATTCAGCAACTACAATCTAAGGCATGCCAAGCTTCACAGTTTCTCACCAAGCATGGTACTACCTACTACAAACAGTTGCTGGAGCAGAACAAACAGTATATTGTTGAGCCACCCACCATTGAGAAGTGCAATGAATTGTCAAAGCAGTTGTTCCATACTCGTCTTGCCAG CATCCCTGGACGTTATGAGTCATTCCAAAAGGAACTTGATTCTGTGAAGCACATGTGGCAGAATAGAAAGGATTTGAAGGTTGAAGATGCCGGTATTGCTGTTTTATTTGGCTTGGAGTGCTTTGCATGGTATTGTGCTGGTGAGATAGTAGGAAGAGGATTTACATTCACCGGTTACTGCGTCTGA